The nucleotide sequence AGAGAAGGTTTTTTCTTTGCCTTCTTCCATAAAACCGGAAATATACGAATGATTGAGTGTACGTTTATAGAAATTACCGTAATCTACCCCAAAGTTAGAACGGATATTGAGCTTATCAATAGGTTTAATGTTTACAAAAGCATTCCCGAACATACGCCAGTAGTTATAACGATTATTCTTATTGTCGTTTACTAAGCGAGCAGGGTTCTGACGGTCGGGCAACCCATTTACAGGACCTCCCCAATGTTTACCGTCTTGAGTGCGTACCGGAATGAAAGGTACAGCTATCATTGCTGCTTCGGTAATTTGGTAAGGTTGCTCTACCTCGCTGGTACGGTTTACAGTGAAGTTTTCACCTATGGTTACTACATCGCCAAAGAGTTTGTAATCGGTATTGATACGCGCAGAGAGGCGAGAGAAATCGGTATTCTTTACCAAACCATCGTTGTTGTAATAGCCTAACGAAAGGAAGTAGTTACCTTTTTCAGTACCATTGGTAACCGAAAGGTTATAAGATTCAGTTACCCCCATACGAGTGATTTCCTTGAACCAATCGGTATTAGAAGGGAGCATAGGGCTTCCTGACTTATCGAAATACTGACGTGGATAATACAAATTATTAAGGGTGCTGTGACCATTGGCATCGGTAGTATAATCGTAGTGAATACCTAAAGCGTTTTGGTTAGGGTCGTTACCACGGTTTACGGCTGCTTTCCAAAGCACTTGTGCATACTCATTAGCATTGAGCATCTTCATACGAGAGTGAAACATCGAAACGGTAGTATAATGGTCGAAATCTACCTTTAACACTCCGTTTCTACCTTTTTTGGTAGTAATAACGATGACCCCATTGGCAGCACGTGACCCGTAGATACTTGCTGCCGAAGCGTCACGCAACACTTGTATACTCTCGATATCGTTAGAGTTCAGCTCGTGCATACCGCCCTGAGTAGGTACTCCATCGATGATATAAAGAGGGTCGTTGTTATTAAGTGTACCGATACCGCGAATGCGAATGGTAGCTTTACCAGCAGGACCCCCATTATCGGTTACTTGCATACCTGCTACACGACCTTGGAGGGCTTTCATAGGGTTGTTTTCGGCAGTAGACATCATCTCGTTTACCTTTACTACTGATACTGCACCGGTAAGGTCGGTTTTACGTTCAGTACGATACCCTACAGAAACGGTAACTCCTTCGAGAGTAGTCACCTCTTCTTCTAAACTTACGTTTATTTCCTTGCGTCCTTTCACGGCTACGGTTTGGGATTTGTAGCCTATATAAGAAAAGACCAAACTATCGGTGGCTACAACGGGTTGAAGGGTATAATTCCCGTCGAAATCAGTAGAAGCACCTACTGTTTTGTGCTTTACCACCACACTTACACCCATCATAGGGCTGTTGTCGGATTTTGCTTTCACCACTCCTTTTACTTGTTGGGCGAAAAGAGCACCCGAACAGTTGCAGAGCAAAAGCGATAGTAAAATGCGCTTGTTTATCTTTCTACTCATCATATTGGTATTTGTTTTTTAACAATTGGTTTTATTTTCTTCGCATTGATGAAAATACGATGTTTTTTCGGAGGCAAAGGTAAGGCAAAAGAAAGTATAGCACTATCAAAAATCGGTCAAACACTATCAAAATTGTGGCTAATTTTTGATAATGAAGAAAAATGTATAAAATTTAATTGTCTAACTATTAAACATTTAAATATTTTTGATAGCAGATGAGCAAAAAGTGATAGGAGGAAATTTCTATTATTTTCGTTTATGTATTTAAAAATTATAGTAATCTTAAAGAAAATAATTAATGAACAAAGAGAAGCTACCCTCTTTATCCCCTCTCGCTGAGAAGAAACTACAACGACGCTAATACAAACAAAGGGTGGTATTATAGTGGCTCTACAGTGGCTCTACAGTGGCTCTACAGTGGCTCTACAGTGGCTCTACAGTGGCTCTACAGTGGCTCTACAGTGGCTCTACAGTGGCTCTACAGTGGCTCTACAGTGGCTCTACAGTGGCTCTACAACGAATAAAAGACGAACAATGAACGAAGGAATAACGAACCTAAGGCAAAGGAAAGTTGAAGCTAAGGCAGAGATAAAAAGAAGGTTATTAGTGAATTTCAACTTTGCCAAAGGTGCGAGCCGCACGAGCAGATGGTGTGAGCCACACGGGCGGGTAGAAAAATTAGCAAATTAGCGAATTTGGGAATTAGTAAATGAGAGTGCGAGTGGCACGGGCAAATCAAGAATGAACGAAGGTAAGAAAAAACTAAGGTAAAGGTAAGTGATTATAAAGATAATTGCTAAAGATTTAAAAATGGGTATATTTTACTTTTTTGCTGATTTATCAGTTGATAATGTAGAGTTTTTTGGTTTTTCATTACTTATTCTTTAGTTTTTTGTATCTTTGCCCTCTGACAACTAAAAGAATAAGACCCATAGAATGGAAATAACCAAAGAAAATAGACAGTGGCTTGATGACTTACACCTTAACCACCCCGTAGTAATTGCTGGACCTTGCAGTGCTGAGACTGAAGAACAAGTACTGAAAATAGCACATAGCCTAAAAGATACTGATGTATCTTTCTTCCGTGCAGGTATTTGGAAACCTCGTACCCGCCCAGGTATGTTTGAAGGTGTAGGAGCGTTAGGTCTCAAATGGCTACAACGGGTAAAAGAAGAAACGGGACTCAAAACGGCTACCGAAGTAGCCAATAAAGACCACGTGAAGCTTGCCTTGGAGCACGATATTGATATGTTGTGGATAGGAGCGCGCTCTACTGTGAGTCCGTTTATTATTCAAGAAATAGCCGATGAGTTAGAAGGCACTGATAAGATTATCTTGGTAAAAAATCCTGTAAACCCCGATCTTCCGTTATGGATAGGAGCTTTGGAACGATTACAACGCGCAGGCATCAGAAAATTGGGGGTGATACATCGCGGATTTTCTACTTACGAAAAGACCAAATACCGCAATATTCCTGAATGGCAAT is from Capnocytophaga ochracea DSM 7271 and encodes:
- a CDS encoding bifunctional 3-deoxy-7-phosphoheptulonate synthase/chorismate mutase type II, with amino-acid sequence MEITKENRQWLDDLHLNHPVVIAGPCSAETEEQVLKIAHSLKDTDVSFFRAGIWKPRTRPGMFEGVGALGLKWLQRVKEETGLKTATEVANKDHVKLALEHDIDMLWIGARSTVSPFIIQEIADELEGTDKIILVKNPVNPDLPLWIGALERLQRAGIRKLGVIHRGFSTYEKTKYRNIPEWQLVIELQNKFPDLPLICDPSHITGKRDMIFDVSQTALDLNFDGLMIETHCTPDAAWSDAAQQITPERLIQIMKDLRIREASVSEEDYVSKLSNLRSRIDILDNKLLDLLKRRMEVADEIGMLKKANNVAILQNQRWHEILGKMISEGEQRNLSEDLVIQVFKAIHQESINRQERVVKS